In one window of Mobiluncus massiliensis DNA:
- a CDS encoding cell wall-binding repeat-containing protein gives MTVSFQRKFLCGLAGAALLAGMGVPAANGANPEDRLAGPDRVATSLAASAYGEANTVYLAAPNGIPDAITAGALPGRIIYGDPWGADTNGRVNFLRQMDTHRLAYLGGPGLWGGTPAGLNAAYPPDYRVEAAQIQGADRYETAALLYDRWIELNHHPRNISVLIANGGSMVDALAAGALDTPILLVQPDGTIPAATLKRLQQGGITQITVLGGTGAIPVATTQQLSKFVSGGTPTPPTTKTSEGNSGPVEVPSADTPKTAENIARWQKTLQNYTELSKPNGEIAQKISASSQWIKFGAEAEKYTRETIEDNWSKFLFGTKDKYSDYPTVAALYNANKASANQFLSSLASSGYYGADISLPHNQATFEEVVKQYGTYFGVDYSWLDDTFLANLRESFKLEFDTYLHRGVTPGSWTMAGSVINGTYDYQKWPLGLAPLVFERYQTFWQERLPQYRAAIPKIQAWLNSAGVPAATPVQSDPTNIKRIGGADRFETARLLAQARSKKTLGYNKSPIQHIYLVNGTALADAAVAGSLKNGVVLMVNGGNLPEATTLALRDLYASHGAGLRILAVGGTAVVPDQAIDAAKTLVR, from the coding sequence ATGACTGTTAGTTTCCAGCGAAAGTTCCTTTGCGGTCTGGCCGGAGCGGCGCTCCTGGCCGGAATGGGTGTCCCGGCAGCCAACGGGGCGAATCCCGAGGATCGTCTGGCCGGTCCCGACCGGGTGGCCACATCCCTGGCAGCGTCTGCCTACGGTGAAGCCAACACGGTGTACTTAGCGGCGCCGAACGGGATTCCCGATGCGATCACCGCCGGAGCTTTGCCGGGACGCATCATCTATGGCGACCCTTGGGGTGCCGACACGAATGGCCGAGTCAACTTTCTGCGCCAAATGGATACCCACCGGCTGGCTTATCTCGGCGGTCCCGGTCTGTGGGGTGGTACCCCGGCGGGACTCAACGCCGCTTACCCGCCCGATTACCGTGTCGAAGCGGCCCAGATTCAAGGCGCGGATCGCTATGAAACCGCGGCTCTGCTCTATGACCGCTGGATTGAGCTCAATCACCATCCACGCAACATTTCGGTATTAATCGCTAACGGTGGCTCTATGGTCGACGCGTTGGCGGCCGGGGCTTTGGACACCCCCATCCTGCTGGTGCAACCTGACGGAACCATCCCCGCCGCGACCCTGAAACGTTTGCAGCAAGGCGGGATTACTCAGATTACCGTGCTGGGCGGAACAGGCGCCATACCCGTGGCCACCACCCAGCAGCTGAGCAAATTCGTTTCGGGAGGCACCCCGACCCCGCCGACCACCAAGACTTCTGAAGGCAACTCGGGACCGGTGGAAGTCCCCTCGGCCGACACCCCCAAGACCGCGGAAAACATCGCCCGTTGGCAAAAGACCCTGCAAAATTACACGGAACTGTCCAAACCGAACGGAGAGATTGCGCAAAAGATTTCAGCCTCTTCGCAGTGGATTAAGTTTGGTGCGGAAGCTGAGAAATATACCCGCGAAACCATTGAGGATAATTGGTCGAAATTCCTGTTTGGGACCAAGGATAAATATTCCGACTACCCAACGGTTGCCGCGCTCTATAACGCCAACAAGGCTAGCGCCAACCAGTTCCTGTCCTCCCTGGCGAGCTCCGGTTACTACGGAGCCGACATCTCCCTGCCCCACAACCAGGCGACTTTTGAGGAAGTCGTCAAACAGTACGGAACTTACTTTGGGGTCGATTACTCCTGGCTAGATGACACTTTCCTGGCCAACCTGCGGGAATCTTTCAAGTTGGAATTCGACACTTACCTGCATCGCGGCGTCACTCCCGGGTCGTGGACCATGGCCGGTTCGGTCATCAACGGGACTTATGACTATCAAAAGTGGCCGCTGGGCCTGGCTCCGCTGGTGTTTGAGCGCTACCAGACGTTCTGGCAAGAGCGCCTGCCCCAGTATCGCGCCGCGATTCCAAAGATTCAAGCCTGGTTGAACTCGGCCGGGGTTCCCGCCGCCACGCCCGTTCAGAGCGACCCGACCAATATCAAGCGGATTGGCGGAGCGGACCGCTTCGAGACGGCTCGCCTGCTGGCCCAAGCCCGTTCCAAGAAAACCTTGGGCTACAACAAGTCCCCGATTCAACACATCTACCTGGTCAATGGCACGGCTCTGGCCGATGCTGCCGTCGCCGGGTCGCTCAAGAACGGGGTGGTCCTGATGGTTAACGGGGGGAACTTGCCGGAAGCCACGACTTTGGCGCTGCGCGACCTCTACGCCTCCCACGGTGCCGGCCTGCGTATCCTGGCAGTTGGCGGGACCGCGGTCGTTCCTGACCAGGCGATTGACGCGGCCAAGACCCTGGTGCGCTAA
- the dapB gene encoding 4-hydroxy-tetrahydrodipicolinate reductase, which yields MLKVAVIGAKGRMGSQVCAAVSAAPDMELVAQLDRDDDITAGLRRAQATHAVDFTIPASAEANVMAALQAETHVVVGTTGWSEDAYQRVRQAAQAAGRSVLIAPNFAISAVLAMKFAAAAAPYFESVEILEMHHPDKLDAPSGTAIATAKGIAAAREAAGAPDFPDHTESDPQGTRGGKIAGVPVHAVRLRGLYAHEEILFGNPGEQLVVRTDCFDRVSFMPGVLLGLRKVAAFPGLTIGLEPLLGL from the coding sequence ATGTTGAAAGTCGCGGTAATCGGAGCCAAAGGTCGCATGGGCAGCCAAGTCTGTGCCGCGGTCAGCGCCGCGCCGGATATGGAGCTGGTCGCCCAACTGGACCGGGACGATGACATCACCGCTGGTTTGCGCCGTGCGCAGGCCACCCACGCGGTCGACTTCACCATTCCGGCCAGCGCGGAAGCCAACGTGATGGCGGCCCTGCAAGCCGAAACGCACGTGGTGGTCGGTACGACCGGCTGGAGTGAGGACGCTTACCAGCGGGTTCGCCAAGCCGCCCAGGCCGCCGGCCGTTCCGTGCTGATTGCCCCCAATTTCGCCATTTCCGCCGTGCTGGCCATGAAGTTTGCGGCCGCGGCAGCCCCGTACTTTGAATCCGTGGAAATCCTCGAAATGCACCACCCTGACAAACTCGATGCCCCTTCCGGCACCGCCATCGCCACCGCGAAAGGCATCGCCGCGGCGCGCGAGGCTGCCGGTGCCCCCGACTTCCCGGATCACACCGAATCGGATCCGCAGGGGACGCGCGGCGGAAAAATCGCGGGCGTGCCGGTCCACGCAGTGCGTTTGCGCGGCTTGTACGCCCACGAGGAAATCCTTTTCGGTAACCCCGGCGAGCAGCTGGTAGTGCGCACCGATTGCTTTGACCGCGTGTCCTTTATGCCCGGAGTGCTGTTGGGGCTGCGCAAAGTCGCTGCTTTCCCCGGGCTCACGATTGGCTTGGAGCCGCTGCTGGGGCTCTAG
- the dapA gene encoding 4-hydroxy-tetrahydrodipicolinate synthase: MSTFGRFSVAMVTPFHADGSVDYESAARLAKHLVDTGCDAILVSGTTGEAPATHLDEKAQLLHTVRHAVGPDIKVIAGVSSNDTAHTVAMVRSAAQNGADGLLVTAPYYNRPSQDGIVAHFQAVHEESDLPILVYDIPGRTGVRIAPETMDRLARLERVRGVKDATGNVSAGIQAMRRTGLEWYSGDDALNFFFMAGGASGVISVVGHVEGKRISALLDAVAVGDLDRARQLDAALEPSNRAIMGAGQGATYAKQAVYALGLIESPRPRLPLVEPSETEIAEIRRALVSQGLL; the protein is encoded by the coding sequence ATGAGTACTTTTGGGCGTTTTTCAGTAGCGATGGTGACTCCTTTCCATGCGGATGGTTCGGTGGATTACGAATCCGCCGCTCGCTTGGCGAAGCACCTGGTGGACACCGGCTGCGACGCCATCTTGGTTTCCGGCACCACGGGGGAAGCCCCCGCCACGCACTTAGACGAAAAAGCTCAGCTGTTGCACACTGTGCGCCACGCGGTAGGGCCCGACATCAAGGTCATCGCCGGGGTCAGCTCCAACGATACGGCCCACACGGTCGCGATGGTGCGCTCGGCGGCTCAGAACGGCGCCGACGGATTGCTGGTGACCGCGCCCTATTACAATCGGCCTTCCCAAGACGGCATTGTCGCCCATTTCCAGGCGGTTCACGAGGAAAGCGACCTGCCCATTCTGGTCTATGACATTCCGGGCCGCACCGGGGTGCGCATCGCCCCCGAAACGATGGACCGGCTGGCCCGGCTGGAGCGCGTGCGGGGCGTGAAAGACGCTACCGGTAACGTCAGCGCTGGTATCCAGGCCATGCGGCGCACCGGACTGGAATGGTATAGCGGCGACGACGCGTTGAACTTTTTCTTTATGGCAGGCGGCGCTTCCGGGGTCATTTCAGTAGTGGGACACGTGGAGGGCAAGCGGATTTCAGCCCTGCTGGATGCCGTTGCCGTGGGTGACCTGGACCGCGCGCGGCAGCTGGACGCGGCCCTGGAACCCTCGAATCGCGCCATTATGGGCGCCGGTCAGGGGGCGACTTACGCGAAACAGGCCGTTTACGCCTTGGGGTTAATCGAGTCCCCGCGACCCCGCCTGCCGCTGGTGGAACCCAGCGAGACTGAAATCGCCGAGATACGCCGGGCTCTGGTGAGCCAAGGCTTGCTTTAG
- a CDS encoding pitrilysin family protein — MTDLKSVACPLPALPAGAPGADVTLEDGAIRRTILPGGTRVITEHMLGTRAATVALWVARGSRDEVEGARGSTHFLEHLLFKGTPRRTAHQIAMEFDAVGGDSNAATGRECTHYYAEVLGEDVPMAIDVLMDMLCAPLLNAADFEMERGIILDELTMALDNPSEQAFDEFTRRVFPAHPLGRPIGGTIESVKADTLEAIVAHYQAGYAPDRLVVAAAGDVSHDQVCELVARALHRPDSPWPQWQSAPDAAQPALDFNTVAAVPLGSPADRCGNSLNAAGQGAWKPESGVFQIAGKFEQSRVIIGGPGPGVADANMPVMNVLNTVLGGGMSSRLFQNIREKRGLAYTTYAFNSSHRDAGSFGVTATCNPANVDEVAALLRAELEEIATNPIPADELARAKGQLRGATLLSLEDNTVRANRLAHAEILRGAYIPLATKLDQMQAVTAAQVRDWAAELAKRATIEVRLGPGE; from the coding sequence ATGACTGATTTGAAATCTGTTGCGTGTCCACTTCCGGCGCTGCCCGCAGGTGCTCCCGGGGCGGACGTGACCTTGGAGGACGGGGCCATTCGTCGCACGATTTTGCCCGGAGGAACGCGGGTTATCACCGAGCATATGCTGGGCACCCGCGCCGCTACCGTGGCACTGTGGGTCGCGCGCGGCTCTCGTGACGAGGTCGAGGGGGCGCGGGGCTCCACGCACTTCTTGGAACACCTTTTATTTAAAGGAACCCCGCGTCGCACCGCCCATCAGATAGCGATGGAATTTGACGCGGTCGGAGGCGATTCCAACGCCGCTACCGGCCGGGAATGCACCCACTACTATGCCGAAGTTTTGGGCGAGGACGTGCCCATGGCCATTGATGTTTTGATGGATATGCTGTGCGCGCCCTTGCTCAATGCCGCCGATTTTGAGATGGAACGCGGCATTATCCTCGACGAGCTGACGATGGCGCTGGATAACCCCAGCGAACAGGCTTTTGACGAATTTACCCGCCGGGTTTTTCCGGCGCATCCGCTGGGGCGTCCCATTGGCGGCACGATTGAATCGGTAAAAGCCGACACCCTGGAGGCCATAGTGGCTCACTACCAGGCTGGATATGCCCCGGATCGCCTGGTGGTGGCGGCCGCGGGGGACGTCAGTCACGACCAGGTGTGTGAACTGGTGGCGCGGGCTCTGCACCGTCCCGATTCCCCGTGGCCGCAATGGCAATCCGCGCCCGACGCGGCCCAGCCCGCCCTAGACTTCAACACTGTGGCAGCCGTCCCGCTGGGTAGCCCCGCCGACCGTTGCGGGAACAGTCTCAACGCGGCTGGTCAGGGCGCATGGAAACCCGAATCCGGGGTGTTCCAAATCGCCGGAAAATTCGAACAAAGCCGGGTCATCATCGGCGGACCGGGACCGGGGGTAGCGGACGCGAATATGCCCGTCATGAATGTTCTGAACACCGTGCTGGGCGGGGGCATGAGCTCGCGTCTGTTCCAAAATATCCGGGAAAAGCGCGGTCTGGCCTACACCACTTATGCGTTCAACTCGTCGCATCGGGACGCGGGCAGTTTCGGGGTGACCGCGACCTGCAATCCGGCGAATGTGGACGAGGTAGCGGCGCTGCTGCGTGCCGAGCTGGAGGAAATCGCCACCAACCCAATCCCCGCGGACGAGCTAGCCCGAGCCAAAGGCCAGCTACGCGGCGCCACCCTGCTGAGTCTGGAGGATAACACCGTGCGCGCCAATCGCCTGGCTCATGCCGAAATCCTGCGCGGGGCCTATATCCCGCTGGCCACGAAGCTGGACCAGATGCAGGCCGTTACCGCCGCACAAGTGCGGGATTGGGCGGCTGAACTGGCGAAACGTGCCACCATCGAGGTGCGGTTGGGGCCGGGGGAATAA